DNA sequence from the Pedobacter schmidteae genome:
TCAGGAACCTTTCTTTTGAAGATGGTCAGGATTGGACTTCGTTAATTAGATTGCCATTGGCGACGGTTTTGCAGATCAAGCCTGCGGTTACAGATAAAAATCATATGATCCTGCCCATACCCAATACAGAATTTGAAAAGAACCCAGCTATAGGAGAGCAAAATCCGGGATATAGTAAAAACTAAATCATCACTACATGAGAATACTTATTTTTTTTACCCTGGCGGCCTTTATAGGCTTGCCAGGTTTTGCCCAGCGTGATCAGGTCTTGGATTTTAGCATTAAGGGAAAGATAAATGGAAAAAATACCGGTTATGTTTACCTGTCCTATCCATTTGGCCAAAAGTATAAGCTCGATAGCGCAGCCATACAAAATGGAACATTTGTTTTTAAAGGACAATTAAATGAACCTGTCATGGCCAATCTGTCGGGCCAACGCAACATCAGGGATATGGATGATCCCAATACGACTAGCTTCTTCATCGATCCCGTAAAAATGGACCTGACTGTCAATTACGGCGCATTTAAGGACGCTATTTTGAAAGGTTCCCGCAGTAATGATGAATATGAAGGGCTGAAAAAACAAAAAATCCCTGTTCGCAAAGAAATGGAGCCTGTATCGGAGCTTTATAAAAATGAGAAGGATCAGGAAAAAGCAGCAGCCATGCGTGCACAGTTTGAACCTTTTTATGCGAAAATGGACAAGATTGACGAGGCATTTATCCACTCCCATCCGGACTCTTATGTATCAGCTTATCTGATGCGTTTTAAGGTGGCGTCGTTTTCACCCGCCAGGGCCAAAGAGATTTACAATGCCTGGACCGAAAGGATCAAACAAAGTGCGACAGCTAAGGAGGTGTATAAGGAAATTCTTGAAATGGAACGCGGCTCTCCGGGTGCAATTGCCAGGGTTTTTATTAAAAATGACATCAATGGAGAAAGACTCAGTCTTGCCGATTTTAAAGGTAAAAAGTATGTGTTGATTGACTTTTGGGCCAGTTGGTGCGTACCGTGCAGAAAAGGTAATCCACATTTGTTATCGCTATACAGTAAATACAAGGATAAGGGCTTAGAAATTATAGGTGTATCTGATGATGACAGTAATCATGCAGCATGGAAAAAGGCAGTAGATCAGGATAAGATTGGGGTATGGAAACATGTTTTAAGAGGGTTGAAAAGGACCGCTAAAGGTTATGACAGATCGGAAGATATCACTGAAGGTTATGGTATTAGCAGCTTACCTACTAAAATTCTAATCGATAAGGACGGAATCATTATGGGCCGTTATGGCGGTGGTGGTGAAGATGATGCCGCGATGGATAAGAAACTGGCTGAAATTTTTAACAATTGACAGGCTGATTTAAGGTCGGTTCATTTCGTGATTACCTAATGACGTTTGAGGTGGGAATTTTGCCGCTTGAGGTAATTTCCCACCTTTTTGAATGATGGCCCCATGTACTTTTGAATCATTATTGAATGATTAAAAGTACATTACATATGCGTTATTTTTGTTTTATTATTTTACTGCTTGGAGCATTACCTTCTTTTGCTCAGCAGGATGTCAAAGGCAGCGTTACCGACGAGCGGAACATGCCACTACCGGGGGCAACCATCAGCTTAAAAAAAGCTGCAGCTACTAAGATGCTGGCCTATGCCATTGCCGACTCCCTGGGAAAATTTGTGTTCAAAAACATCAAAGCTGGCGATTATCACCTGGAAGCTAATTTTATGACTTATAAAAGTCTGAACAAGGGCATTAATGTGGGCAACACAACCGTGGCACTTCAACATTTTCGGCTGTTGCCAGAATTGCAGCAGCTGAATGAAGTGACCATACAGGGTAAAAAACAGGCCATTTCGGTTACATCAGGTAAAACCACCATGAATGTAGAACAAAGCAGCCTTGCCCAAAGTCAGTCTGCCTACGACCTCCTCAAAAGTCTACCGGGCGTAAATATCAATAAGGATGGTGACATCAGGATTAAAGGGAAATCGGGTGTTACCGTGATGATTGACGGAGAACCGGCCGAAATGAGCAATGCCCAGCTAAAGAGCATCCTGAAAGGAACACCGGGCACCACGCTACAATCCATAGAGGTGATGAACAATCCACCTTCAAGTATGGATGCTGCCGGTACCGGAGGGGTAATCAACATTGTTTTCAAGAAGAAAGTTAAAAAAGGTTTTAATGGTTCCTTGAGTTCCAATCTGGGCAAAGGCCGGTACTACAAAACCAATCAAAGCCTCAACATGAACTATGGAAAAGAGAAATGGGATCTTAAAATGACCTATGCGTACGACTACGATCACAATCAGAAACGCGACAGTCTGTTCAGGATCAATAGCATTGATGGGAACCCCCTGTACATGAGTCAGCTGCAGCTCAATCCCGAAAGGGCAAAAACCCATCTGTTTAAAATGGGTATAGATCATCATTTTGATGAAAAAAATACACTGGGTACCCAACTGTCTTTTAACGACATCCGTACCCCTGTAAACGGGAACACGACTACCCGTTTTGGAAGCGGAAGCCGCCCCGATTCTGTACTCAACCAGAAAAATATGCTGAACAGCACACTCCGCAACTGGGAGGCCGGGTTAAAATACAAACATAAATTTAATGAACACCAGACTTTTAGTACCAGCGTACAGTTCAACACGCTAAAGTCAAACGGAACGGAGGATTATACCATCTCCAAAACCATAGCAGGCATACCCGTTCCGGCTGATGGATTGCGTTATCGGAATTTTTATCCTTCAAAGATAAACAGAGGTATTTTTAAGGCCGACTTCGAAGCCGACCTGCTGAAAGCCGGGGAAAAGATAGGCAGGTTTGAAACCGGGCTTAAAAGTTCATTTACCGATATCAATAACAACCAGCGGACAGAAAACAGAGCTGGTTCAGCTTGGATATCCAACGGTCCCGGAAACCAGTTTCGCTACCGCGAGGCTATACAGGCGGCTTATGGATCATTGGAATTGAACCTGGAGCCATGGACGATTCGGGCCGGACTGCGCGCCGAATATACCCGCGTAAAGGGCGATTCGGCGAACAGGACGGCATTGGTAAAACAAAACTATTTTTCGTTGTTTCCCAATGTGCTGATCGGTTATAAGGTTAACGATGCTTATAATTTATCTATGAGCTATAACCGCCGGATAGAACGTCCGGAGTACGAAAACCTGAATCCTGCGGCCCGTTACCTGGATTTGTATACCACCGAAATGGGAAATCCAAAGTTGAAGCCGCAGTTTTCGCACAACATCGAATTGAATCAGCAGTTTCTGGGTTTTATTGATCTGAATGTAGGCTATAGCCAGCTTACCAATCCTATTTATTACAGCTTTATCACTACACCGGGCCTGAAATCTTATTATACCAGTATCAATGCGGGGCGGCAGCATCAATGGGAGACTTCTTTGGGCTTTCCTATTCCGGGAATCGACTGGTGGGAAAACTACCAGAGCGTGTATTTTTTTACCTCACAGTTTAATGCGACATTGCAGGGCAAGCAGGTTCGGGAAAAAGCGAATAGCTTTGGTTTTTTATCGTACAACTCCTTTAAGCTACCCGCTAGCTTTAATTTAGAGCTCACCGGCTGGTACCAGGGGGCTGGCTTAAGTTCAAATTTCAGGTATAAACCCCTGGCCGAGGTTAATATAGGGTTAAATAAAAAGCTGTTGAACGATCGCCTGACTTTGGGTGTTGCCGTAGCCGATGCATTTTATAGCGGAATATTGAAAGCTTCGGTAGTAGGCAATGATGCGCCAACCTTTAACCTCAATTCGCGAACAGATTCGCGCCAGCTGAA
Encoded proteins:
- a CDS encoding outer membrane beta-barrel protein, with protein sequence MRYFCFIILLLGALPSFAQQDVKGSVTDERNMPLPGATISLKKAAATKMLAYAIADSLGKFVFKNIKAGDYHLEANFMTYKSLNKGINVGNTTVALQHFRLLPELQQLNEVTIQGKKQAISVTSGKTTMNVEQSSLAQSQSAYDLLKSLPGVNINKDGDIRIKGKSGVTVMIDGEPAEMSNAQLKSILKGTPGTTLQSIEVMNNPPSSMDAAGTGGVINIVFKKKVKKGFNGSLSSNLGKGRYYKTNQSLNMNYGKEKWDLKMTYAYDYDHNQKRDSLFRINSIDGNPLYMSQLQLNPERAKTHLFKMGIDHHFDEKNTLGTQLSFNDIRTPVNGNTTTRFGSGSRPDSVLNQKNMLNSTLRNWEAGLKYKHKFNEHQTFSTSVQFNTLKSNGTEDYTISKTIAGIPVPADGLRYRNFYPSKINRGIFKADFEADLLKAGEKIGRFETGLKSSFTDINNNQRTENRAGSAWISNGPGNQFRYREAIQAAYGSLELNLEPWTIRAGLRAEYTRVKGDSANRTALVKQNYFSLFPNVLIGYKVNDAYNLSMSYNRRIERPEYENLNPAARYLDLYTTEMGNPKLKPQFSHNIELNQQFLGFIDLNVGYSQLTNPIYYSFITTPGLKSYYTSINAGRQHQWETSLGFPIPGIDWWENYQSVYFFTSQFNATLQGKQVREKANSFGFLSYNSFKLPASFNLELTGWYQGAGLSSNFRYKPLAEVNIGLNKKLLNDRLTLGVAVADAFYSGILKASVVGNDAPTFNLNSRTDSRQLKFSLNWNFGKKRAGVDKPQKEVTEDNRMPSGKLAPDLRPVKP
- a CDS encoding TlpA disulfide reductase family protein — translated: MRILIFFTLAAFIGLPGFAQRDQVLDFSIKGKINGKNTGYVYLSYPFGQKYKLDSAAIQNGTFVFKGQLNEPVMANLSGQRNIRDMDDPNTTSFFIDPVKMDLTVNYGAFKDAILKGSRSNDEYEGLKKQKIPVRKEMEPVSELYKNEKDQEKAAAMRAQFEPFYAKMDKIDEAFIHSHPDSYVSAYLMRFKVASFSPARAKEIYNAWTERIKQSATAKEVYKEILEMERGSPGAIARVFIKNDINGERLSLADFKGKKYVLIDFWASWCVPCRKGNPHLLSLYSKYKDKGLEIIGVSDDDSNHAAWKKAVDQDKIGVWKHVLRGLKRTAKGYDRSEDITEGYGISSLPTKILIDKDGIIMGRYGGGGEDDAAMDKKLAEIFNN